One Natrinema salaciae genomic region harbors:
- a CDS encoding lipoyl protein ligase domain-containing protein, with protein sequence MRVFRGRAASIAADRDASRRLLSVATDGEPAVRVWTPHRQLAFGRRDGRRDGYDRAREAARERDFPPIERDVGGRAVAYDGATTLAFARAEPVADFRRGSTDRYERATDALKRALRTLDIDPVRGEPDDSFCPGAHSLSVTEPTGERRKLVGIAQRVRSDAALVAGIVLVANREALADALETVYDALAVPLDPATVGTVADAGGPSDPRTVRTAIEGCLIGDETDVSVERIDAERTRGRR encoded by the coding sequence ATGCGCGTGTTCCGCGGCCGGGCGGCGTCGATCGCGGCCGATCGCGACGCGAGTCGACGGCTGCTCTCGGTCGCCACCGACGGCGAGCCCGCCGTCCGCGTCTGGACCCCCCATAGACAGCTCGCGTTCGGCCGCCGCGACGGCCGCCGCGACGGATACGACCGCGCCCGCGAAGCTGCACGGGAGCGCGACTTCCCCCCGATCGAGCGCGACGTCGGGGGCCGTGCGGTCGCCTACGACGGGGCGACGACGCTGGCGTTCGCCCGCGCCGAACCGGTCGCGGACTTCCGACGCGGGTCGACGGACCGGTACGAGCGAGCCACGGACGCCCTCAAGCGGGCGCTACGGACGCTGGACATCGATCCCGTTCGCGGCGAACCGGACGACTCGTTCTGTCCCGGAGCGCACTCGCTGTCGGTGACGGAGCCGACCGGTGAGCGGCGGAAGCTCGTCGGCATCGCACAGCGCGTCCGGAGCGACGCCGCCCTCGTCGCCGGGATCGTCCTCGTGGCCAACCGCGAGGCGCTGGCGGACGCGCTCGAGACGGTCTACGACGCGCTCGCGGTTCCGCTCGACCCGGCGACGGTGGGGACCGTCGCCGACGCGGGCGGGCCGTCGGACCCCAGAACCGTCCGGACGGCGATCGAAGGGTGTCTGATCGGCGACGAGACGGACGTCTCGGTCGAACGGATCGACGCCGAACGGACTCGCGGCCGACGCTGA
- the nosZ gene encoding TAT-dependent nitrous-oxide reductase → MTRTHDSDDGRTEPSRSTDAAIATESESERDPLFARIPRRDFVKAGAATGAMASLAGCTDLLSGGDSVSLEDVRTDVKPGEHDDYYAFLSGGHTGEIRVYGLPSMRQLMRIPVFQSESARGYGYDDRTSEMLEESGGYTWGDAHHPRVSQTDNDYDGRWAFVNDKANGRMARINLTYFETDAIVDIPNQQGTHGACCLLPDTKYVFGVGEFRVPMPNDGQDLTDPDNYTSTIAAINPETMNVEWEVLVDGNMDNGDGGKEGRWFFATGYNSEHATSQSEMSSSDTDWVKAFDVPAIEEAVEAGEYEEIDGVPVVDGTRDSSLNEGDRPVVRYVDVSKSPHGVSVTPDGKYAIASGKLDPTATVIDIETLAEADDPNESIVGRPRLGMGPLHTAYDGRGHAYTTLFIDSQVVKWDIEAAVEASEESTDPVVEKIDVHYNPGHLIAAESYTADPQGDWLISLNKLSKDRFLPVGPMHPENDQLIYIGDDDEGMALVKDTPSYAEPHDASIVSADKIDPAKVYDPDDYDAEFVSPDANDIVREDGRVHVKMHSQRNEFGFEEVTVTEGDEVTMTVTNIEETSDILHSLAIPEHDINIKLAPQETREVTFTADEPGVYWMYCAFFCSALHLEMRSRLIVEPAE, encoded by the coding sequence ATGACCCGAACCCACGATTCCGACGACGGACGGACCGAACCGAGCCGCTCGACCGACGCTGCGATCGCCACCGAGAGCGAGTCGGAACGCGATCCGCTGTTCGCCCGCATTCCCCGACGAGACTTCGTGAAAGCCGGCGCGGCCACGGGCGCGATGGCGTCGCTGGCCGGCTGTACGGACCTCCTCAGCGGCGGCGACTCGGTCTCCCTCGAGGACGTCAGGACCGACGTCAAACCCGGCGAACATGACGACTACTACGCGTTCCTCTCGGGCGGTCACACCGGCGAAATCCGCGTCTACGGGCTCCCCTCGATGCGCCAGTTGATGCGCATCCCGGTGTTCCAGTCCGAGAGCGCCCGCGGCTACGGCTACGACGACCGGACGAGCGAGATGCTCGAGGAGTCGGGCGGCTACACGTGGGGTGACGCACACCACCCGCGCGTGAGCCAGACGGACAACGACTACGACGGCCGCTGGGCGTTCGTCAACGACAAGGCCAACGGCCGGATGGCCCGGATCAACCTCACGTACTTCGAGACGGACGCCATCGTCGACATTCCGAACCAGCAGGGAACCCACGGTGCCTGCTGTCTGCTGCCGGACACGAAGTACGTCTTCGGCGTCGGCGAGTTTCGCGTTCCGATGCCCAACGACGGACAGGATCTCACCGATCCGGACAACTACACGTCGACGATCGCCGCGATCAACCCCGAGACGATGAACGTCGAGTGGGAAGTGCTGGTCGACGGGAACATGGACAACGGCGACGGCGGCAAGGAGGGCCGCTGGTTCTTCGCGACCGGCTACAACAGCGAACACGCCACCTCCCAGAGCGAGATGTCCTCGAGCGACACCGACTGGGTGAAGGCTTTCGACGTGCCGGCCATCGAGGAGGCGGTCGAGGCCGGCGAGTACGAGGAGATCGATGGCGTCCCGGTCGTCGACGGGACCCGCGACAGTTCGCTGAACGAGGGCGACCGCCCCGTCGTCCGCTACGTCGACGTATCGAAGAGCCCCCACGGCGTCAGCGTCACACCCGACGGGAAGTACGCGATCGCCAGCGGGAAACTCGACCCGACGGCGACGGTCATCGACATCGAGACCCTCGCCGAGGCCGACGACCCCAACGAGTCGATCGTCGGTCGCCCGCGACTCGGCATGGGACCGCTGCACACCGCCTACGACGGCCGCGGACACGCGTACACGACGCTGTTCATCGACTCGCAGGTCGTCAAGTGGGACATCGAGGCGGCCGTCGAGGCGAGCGAAGAGTCGACGGACCCGGTGGTCGAGAAGATCGACGTCCACTACAACCCCGGCCACCTCATCGCCGCGGAGTCGTACACGGCCGATCCGCAGGGGGACTGGCTGATCTCGCTGAACAAGCTCTCGAAGGACCGGTTCCTCCCGGTCGGCCCGATGCACCCCGAGAACGACCAGCTGATCTACATCGGCGACGACGACGAGGGGATGGCCCTCGTCAAGGACACGCCGTCCTACGCCGAACCCCACGACGCTTCGATCGTCAGCGCGGACAAGATCGACCCCGCGAAGGTCTACGACCCCGACGACTACGACGCGGAGTTCGTCTCGCCGGATGCCAACGACATCGTCCGCGAAGACGGCCGCGTGCACGTGAAGATGCACTCGCAGCGCAACGAGTTCGGCTTCGAGGAGGTGACCGTCACGGAGGGCGACGAAGTGACGATGACCGTCACCAACATCGAGGAGACCTCCGACATCCTCCACTCGTTGGCCATCCCCGAGCACGATATCAACATCAAACTCGCGCCACAGGAGACGCGCGAAGTGACGTTCACGGCCGACGAACCGGGCGTCTACTGGATGTACTGTGCGTTCTTCTGTAGCGCGCTGCACCTCGAGATGCGCTCGCGACTGATCGTCGAACCAGCGGAGTGA
- a CDS encoding DUF7529 family protein, which yields MTADGSEPADDATTGPLWEELLEDARAIAEEYREDGWDSVVLEPTRVAPVDRDERVGLDVTVSADEYAAVEDLIEAGTVEITAADVYYRPLADADSDRRVALAVERADADETAVFVPLAYDVTDCRAVFETALLEEELFLHVTADSTERWVSFSHDDPSLFLEERDLESTLRPRE from the coding sequence ATGACGGCGGACGGATCGGAACCGGCGGACGACGCGACGACGGGGCCGCTCTGGGAGGAACTCCTCGAGGACGCGCGGGCCATCGCCGAGGAGTACCGCGAAGACGGCTGGGACAGCGTCGTCCTCGAGCCGACGCGAGTCGCCCCGGTCGATCGGGACGAGCGGGTCGGCCTCGACGTCACCGTCAGCGCCGACGAGTACGCGGCCGTCGAGGACCTCATCGAGGCGGGGACGGTCGAGATCACTGCGGCCGACGTCTACTACCGTCCGCTCGCGGACGCGGACAGCGACCGGCGCGTCGCGCTCGCGGTCGAACGCGCCGACGCGGACGAGACCGCGGTGTTCGTCCCGCTCGCGTACGACGTCACGGACTGTCGCGCCGTCTTCGAAACGGCCCTCCTCGAGGAGGAACTGTTCCTTCACGTCACGGCCGATTCGACGGAGCGGTGGGTCAGTTTCTCCCACGACGATCCGTCGCTGTTCCTCGAGGAGCGGGATCTGGAGTCGACGCTTCGTCCGCGCGAGTGA
- a CDS encoding class I SAM-dependent methyltransferase, giving the protein MGERYDKIRELASFAETVADADRAPVVVVAGCGTATTVEALRERDVAAYGFDTSQSILETAAEPTREFLVEADLRDDDLVDTLRETFDIDEIDVLVTECMLSFVPVDEAESALARIRETNGVGVLLHQVRSDPPAAAQKGEIDATILSPSEWRAACDPAGADVWRDAMERLDLPDDGT; this is encoded by the coding sequence ATGGGAGAGCGGTACGACAAAATTCGGGAGCTAGCGTCGTTCGCCGAGACGGTCGCGGACGCCGATCGAGCGCCGGTCGTCGTCGTCGCGGGCTGTGGCACGGCGACGACCGTCGAGGCGCTGCGCGAGCGCGACGTGGCGGCGTACGGGTTCGACACCTCGCAGTCGATCCTGGAGACGGCCGCGGAGCCGACGCGGGAGTTCCTGGTCGAGGCGGATCTTCGCGACGACGACCTCGTTGACACGTTGCGCGAGACGTTCGACATCGACGAGATCGACGTTCTCGTGACGGAGTGTATGCTGTCGTTCGTGCCCGTCGACGAGGCCGAATCGGCGCTGGCCCGGATCCGAGAGACGAACGGCGTCGGCGTCCTGCTCCACCAGGTCCGATCGGACCCGCCCGCGGCGGCCCAGAAGGGGGAGATCGACGCGACGATCCTGTCGCCGAGCGAGTGGCGAGCCGCGTGTGATCCCGCCGGGGCGGACGTCTGGCGCGACGCGATGGAACGACTGGACCTCCCCGACGACGGGACGTGA
- a CDS encoding mechanosensitive ion channel family protein, with protein MTAAFSDLFASFFDGVPGWQATILLVGISLGIAVALEIVVLRGLLRYTSRTKTRYDHILVEELRLPIVVTAALTGVYLLTQVPSVTETVLVTPDQLETFFGKPSLSVIIVAWAFASNRIVNRFVEEVKDKGSRFDFAPVFSNVWTLVVVGGTGAVLLSLWEYSISPLLGAAGVAGIAVGFAAKDTVANFFGGIALYFDDTYKLGDYIELDSGEAGTVVSVGIRSTTLMMRDEVLVTVPNSVLNAAKVINQSAPKRRKRLKVPIGVAYGTDIDAFEELVLEIADEESLVLDSPKPRMRFRAFGDSALEYELLCWVASPTRAAKATHKLNRAMYKALTEANIDIPFPQREIHVAKGDVVTEWTEPTAERTAPAQSATGDANDSPSDRQT; from the coding sequence ATGACCGCGGCGTTCTCCGATCTATTCGCCTCCTTCTTCGACGGCGTTCCCGGGTGGCAAGCGACGATACTGCTCGTCGGTATCTCACTCGGCATCGCGGTTGCCCTCGAGATCGTGGTTCTCCGGGGGCTGCTTCGGTACACGAGCCGGACGAAGACGCGGTACGATCACATCCTCGTCGAGGAGCTCCGATTGCCGATCGTCGTGACGGCTGCACTGACGGGCGTGTACCTGCTCACACAGGTGCCGTCCGTTACCGAAACCGTTCTGGTGACGCCGGATCAACTCGAGACGTTCTTCGGAAAGCCGTCGCTGTCCGTCATCATCGTCGCCTGGGCCTTCGCCTCGAACCGGATCGTCAACCGGTTCGTCGAGGAGGTCAAGGACAAGGGCTCGCGGTTCGACTTCGCGCCCGTCTTCTCGAACGTCTGGACGCTGGTCGTCGTCGGCGGAACGGGTGCCGTCTTGCTGTCGCTGTGGGAGTACAGCATCTCGCCGCTGCTCGGGGCCGCCGGCGTCGCCGGCATCGCCGTCGGGTTCGCTGCGAAGGATACCGTCGCCAACTTCTTCGGCGGCATCGCGCTCTACTTCGACGACACCTACAAGCTGGGCGACTACATCGAACTCGACTCCGGGGAAGCGGGAACCGTCGTCTCGGTCGGCATCCGGTCGACGACGCTCATGATGCGCGACGAAGTACTGGTGACCGTTCCGAACTCGGTTCTCAACGCCGCGAAGGTGATCAACCAGTCGGCTCCGAAGCGCCGGAAACGGCTCAAAGTCCCGATCGGCGTCGCCTACGGGACGGACATCGACGCGTTCGAGGAACTCGTCCTCGAGATCGCCGACGAGGAATCGCTCGTCCTCGACTCGCCGAAGCCGCGGATGCGGTTTCGGGCGTTCGGCGACTCGGCGCTCGAGTACGAACTCCTCTGCTGGGTAGCGTCGCCGACACGCGCGGCCAAAGCGACGCACAAACTCAACAGGGCGATGTACAAGGCGCTGACCGAAGCGAATATCGACATTCCGTTCCCCCAGCGCGAGATTCACGTCGCGAAGGGGGACGTGGTCACCGAGTGGACGGAGCCGACCGCCGAACGGACGGCACCGGCGCAGTCGGCGACGGGTGACGCGAACGACTCGCCGTCGGATCGGCAGACGTAA
- a CDS encoding PaaI family thioesterase produces the protein MPEETPTMEALDEFDDREGMLQHFLDENQEFLSWLGTSVDNVGDGTMTMSIPYDEKLTNTRPDAGPDERADLHGGVAATLIDTVGGIALRTAMDDPFGVRIATINLNVNYLRPATSDLVATADVVRVGGSVGVSEITVESTTPDGETKAVATGQGAYRVFRPE, from the coding sequence ATGCCAGAGGAGACGCCGACGATGGAGGCGCTCGACGAGTTCGACGATCGCGAGGGGATGCTCCAGCACTTCCTCGACGAGAACCAGGAGTTCCTCTCGTGGCTCGGGACGAGCGTCGACAACGTCGGCGACGGGACGATGACGATGTCGATCCCCTACGACGAGAAGTTGACGAATACGCGGCCGGATGCCGGCCCCGACGAGCGGGCCGACCTCCACGGCGGCGTCGCGGCCACCCTCATCGACACCGTCGGCGGGATCGCGCTCCGGACGGCCATGGACGACCCCTTCGGCGTGCGGATCGCGACGATCAACCTGAACGTCAACTACCTCCGTCCGGCGACGTCGGATCTCGTGGCGACCGCGGACGTGGTCCGTGTCGGCGGCAGCGTCGGCGTCAGCGAGATCACCGTCGAGAGTACGACGCCGGACGGGGAAACGAAAGCCGTCGCGACCGGACAGGGTGCCTACCGCGTGTTCCGGCCGGAGTAG
- the nadC gene encoding carboxylating nicotinate-nucleotide diphosphorylase, with protein MFTDAQIERWLREDVGHHDVTNQVPGETTGRLVATEPGVVAGLEAAAAVFDSLGVAVTDRLEDGTDVEPGDELLHVAGTAREVLRGERVAVNLAGHASGIATRTRTAVENARTESDDVAIAATRKTTPGLRGLEKRAVVAGGGDTHRLDLSHMVMVKDNHVAELGLEDAVARFQERASFATKIDVEVETVADAPRAAAAGADIVLLDNMTPDETRAAVDELADYEGVLAEASGGITIADVPEYAATGVDVISMGSLTHSAPSLDLSFRTGE; from the coding sequence ATGTTCACCGACGCACAAATCGAACGCTGGCTGCGCGAGGACGTCGGCCACCACGACGTCACCAATCAGGTGCCCGGCGAGACGACCGGCCGACTCGTCGCAACTGAACCGGGCGTCGTCGCCGGTCTCGAGGCCGCGGCGGCCGTCTTCGACTCCCTCGGCGTGGCCGTGACCGATCGGCTCGAGGACGGAACCGACGTCGAACCCGGGGACGAACTGCTCCACGTCGCGGGGACCGCCCGCGAGGTCCTCCGGGGCGAACGGGTCGCCGTCAACCTCGCGGGCCACGCCTCGGGGATCGCGACGCGGACGCGGACGGCGGTCGAGAACGCGCGGACCGAATCGGACGACGTGGCGATCGCTGCGACCAGAAAAACCACGCCGGGGCTGCGCGGCCTCGAGAAGCGCGCCGTCGTCGCGGGCGGCGGCGATACCCACCGGCTCGACCTCTCCCACATGGTCATGGTCAAGGACAACCACGTCGCGGAACTGGGACTCGAGGACGCCGTCGCCCGGTTTCAGGAGCGGGCCTCGTTCGCGACGAAGATCGACGTCGAGGTCGAGACCGTCGCGGACGCGCCGCGGGCGGCCGCCGCCGGTGCCGATATCGTTCTGCTCGACAACATGACGCCCGACGAAACGCGGGCGGCCGTCGACGAACTCGCCGACTACGAGGGCGTGCTGGCCGAAGCCAGCGGCGGGATCACCATCGCGGACGTGCCCGAGTACGCCGCGACGGGCGTCGACGTCATCTCGATGGGATCGCTCACCCACTCGGCTCCGTCGCTGGACCTGTCGTTCCGGACCGGTGAGTGA
- a CDS encoding DUF4385 family protein: MTDDTELGDGPEYDVDFRADPDAYEIGRGEAGVFKVEPYKSELLPLWSYRDEAAAEEAAEAIYERYERYRERDEFPGMDMARKYLQMGYTRAMRYAKYPSGRKYGDDGVERDPQRWADRDKRAAALVFEEYWERVREDDAYQRSKARHRARTD, translated from the coding sequence GTGACCGACGATACCGAACTCGGCGACGGCCCCGAGTACGACGTCGATTTCCGCGCCGATCCCGACGCCTACGAGATCGGTCGCGGCGAGGCTGGGGTGTTCAAAGTCGAGCCCTACAAGAGCGAGCTGCTCCCGCTGTGGTCGTACAGAGACGAAGCGGCCGCCGAGGAAGCCGCCGAAGCGATCTACGAGCGGTACGAACGCTATCGGGAGCGCGACGAGTTTCCGGGCATGGACATGGCCCGCAAGTACCTGCAGATGGGCTACACCCGGGCGATGCGGTACGCGAAGTATCCCAGCGGTCGGAAGTACGGCGACGACGGCGTCGAACGCGATCCCCAGAGATGGGCCGACCGGGACAAGCGAGCCGCCGCACTCGTCTTCGAGGAATACTGGGAACGAGTCCGCGAGGACGACGCCTACCAGCGGTCGAAAGCGCGCCACCGGGCGCGGACCGACTAG
- a CDS encoding L-aspartate oxidase codes for MTETDTDTDTGTATTDGETADVLVVGSGIAGCAAALSAARAGAEVLLLTKATKPDDASTDWAQGGISTTRGDPESLKADIVDASDGTADPNAVDVLVENADDAVEDVLVDTLGVGFDETDDGEFDYTREAAHSEYRILHVDAATGTHILRPFLNYVDDHERIEVRQDTAALELITAEGRVHGVMSDEEPAGHPIYAGATILATGGIGALYGRSTNPDDATGDGIAMAALAGADVADMEYIQFHPTAYDCEARSGEAAARNQTFLLSEALRGEGAVLRNGEGERFMDDYHPQGDLAPRDVVARAVETEREATGEVVLDVGSLAFETDYPAIAERCRDRGIEGDEIPVAPCEHFLCGGIDVDEHGRTSLDRLYAVGECARTGVHGANRLASTSLLEGLVWGLRAGADATSEVQRTSKRSGGTAERFEPEIVDAPELRTRDPDLPERFAAEKFTRLTRTMDEYLGLERDPEEIARASAVLRRLKGEVDAYVRTRTARDLYELRNASVVALLIARAAGENTESVGCHYVADDETPLP; via the coding sequence ATGACCGAAACCGACACCGACACCGACACCGGCACGGCGACGACCGACGGCGAGACCGCGGACGTTCTCGTCGTCGGCAGCGGTATCGCGGGCTGTGCGGCCGCCCTATCCGCAGCCAGAGCGGGCGCGGAGGTCCTCCTGCTGACGAAGGCGACGAAACCCGACGACGCCAGCACGGACTGGGCGCAGGGCGGTATCTCGACCACGCGAGGCGACCCCGAATCGCTCAAAGCAGACATCGTCGACGCCAGCGACGGCACCGCCGATCCGAACGCCGTCGACGTCCTCGTCGAGAACGCCGACGACGCCGTCGAGGACGTGCTCGTCGACACCCTCGGGGTCGGGTTCGACGAGACCGACGACGGCGAGTTCGACTACACGCGCGAGGCCGCCCACTCGGAGTACCGCATCCTCCACGTCGACGCCGCGACCGGGACCCACATCCTGCGGCCGTTTCTGAACTACGTCGACGACCACGAGCGCATCGAGGTCCGGCAGGACACGGCCGCGCTCGAACTGATCACCGCGGAGGGACGCGTTCACGGCGTGATGTCCGACGAGGAGCCAGCGGGCCACCCGATCTACGCCGGCGCGACGATCCTCGCGACCGGCGGTATCGGTGCGCTCTACGGTCGGTCGACGAATCCCGACGACGCGACGGGCGACGGGATCGCCATGGCCGCGCTCGCCGGCGCGGACGTCGCGGACATGGAGTACATCCAGTTCCACCCGACGGCGTACGATTGCGAGGCGCGAAGCGGCGAAGCCGCGGCGCGAAACCAGACGTTCCTGCTCTCCGAAGCCCTGCGCGGCGAGGGGGCCGTCCTCCGCAACGGCGAGGGCGAGCGGTTCATGGACGACTATCACCCGCAGGGCGACCTCGCGCCCCGCGACGTCGTCGCCCGCGCGGTCGAAACCGAACGCGAGGCGACCGGCGAGGTCGTCCTCGACGTCGGTTCCCTCGCCTTCGAGACCGACTACCCCGCCATCGCCGAGCGGTGCCGCGACCGCGGCATCGAGGGCGACGAGATCCCCGTCGCCCCCTGCGAGCACTTCCTGTGCGGCGGGATCGACGTCGACGAGCACGGCCGCACGTCGCTCGATCGGCTCTACGCCGTCGGCGAGTGCGCCCGCACCGGCGTCCACGGCGCGAACCGGCTGGCCAGCACCAGCCTGCTCGAGGGGCTCGTCTGGGGGCTCCGGGCGGGCGCGGACGCGACCAGCGAGGTGCAACGCACCTCGAAGCGAAGTGGTGGGACCGCGGAGCGCTTCGAGCCCGAGATCGTCGACGCGCCCGAACTTCGAACCCGGGACCCCGACCTCCCCGAACGATTCGCCGCCGAGAAGTTCACCCGGCTCACGCGGACGATGGACGAGTATCTGGGCCTCGAGCGCGACCCCGAGGAGATCGCCCGGGCGAGCGCCGTCCTCCGGCGGCTCAAGGGCGAAGTCGACGCCTACGTCCGCACGCGGACGGCGCGGGACCTCTACGAACTCCGGAACGCCAGCGTCGTGGCGCTGTTGATCGCGCGGGCGGCCGGCGAGAACACCGAGTCGGTCGGCTGTCACTACGTCGCCGACGACGAAACGCCCCTCCCGTAG
- the nadA gene encoding quinolinate synthase NadA, which produces MVKMETAELETDLSLFKYDSLEQLPSRYRDLAADERTDRIEAALEELGDDVVILGHNYQRREIVEHADFIGDSYQLSKEAAEADAEYVIFGGVTFMAESADIITDDDQSVILPSMEASCPMAGMAEALQVDSAWAEITAAAPDADIVPITYMNSYADLKAFCASQGGLVCTSSNAHKAFEYAFERGDKVLFLPDKHLGENTAHRLGMEDEIAEWDPWDPEGKDADEVAESDIILWDGYCQVHERFREDHVDQIRADHPDANVIVHPECRREVVEAADVAGSTATICETVAEADPGDTWAIGTEIHLTNHLQRWHPEVNVLPLCGDACMDCNAMRQIDPNYLTWVLEELAEGREHNVIEVAPEEKELAGVALDRMLEI; this is translated from the coding sequence ATGGTCAAAATGGAAACGGCGGAGCTGGAAACCGATCTGAGTTTGTTCAAATACGACTCCCTCGAGCAGCTGCCGTCCCGGTACCGGGATTTGGCGGCGGACGAGCGGACCGATCGCATCGAGGCGGCGCTCGAGGAACTCGGCGACGACGTCGTGATTCTGGGACACAACTATCAGCGACGGGAGATCGTCGAGCACGCGGACTTCATCGGGGACTCCTACCAGCTCTCGAAGGAGGCGGCCGAGGCCGACGCCGAGTACGTGATCTTCGGCGGCGTGACGTTCATGGCCGAGAGCGCGGACATCATCACGGACGACGATCAGTCCGTGATCCTCCCGAGCATGGAGGCGTCGTGTCCGATGGCGGGGATGGCCGAAGCGCTGCAGGTCGACAGCGCGTGGGCCGAGATCACGGCGGCCGCGCCCGACGCCGACATCGTCCCGATCACGTACATGAACTCGTACGCGGATCTGAAAGCGTTCTGTGCGAGTCAGGGCGGGCTCGTCTGTACCTCCTCGAACGCCCACAAGGCGTTCGAGTACGCCTTCGAGCGGGGCGACAAGGTGCTGTTCCTGCCCGACAAGCACCTCGGGGAGAACACCGCCCACCGGCTCGGCATGGAAGACGAGATCGCCGAGTGGGACCCCTGGGACCCCGAGGGCAAGGACGCCGACGAGGTCGCCGAGAGCGACATCATCCTCTGGGACGGCTACTGTCAGGTCCACGAGCGGTTCCGCGAGGACCACGTCGACCAGATCCGGGCGGACCACCCGGACGCCAACGTCATCGTCCACCCCGAGTGCCGTCGCGAGGTCGTCGAAGCGGCCGACGTTGCTGGCTCGACCGCGACGATCTGTGAGACGGTCGCCGAGGCCGACCCCGGCGACACCTGGGCGATCGGCACCGAGATCCACCTCACCAACCACCTCCAGCGCTGGCACCCCGAGGTGAACGTCCTGCCGCTCTGTGGCGACGCCTGCATGGACTGCAACGCCATGCGCCAGATCGACCCCAACTACCTCACCTGGGTGCTCGAGGAACTCGCCGAGGGACGCGAACACAACGTGATCGAGGTCGCCCCCGAAGAGAAGGAACTCGCGGGCGTCGCGCTCGATCGCATGCTCGAGATCTAA